Proteins co-encoded in one Papaver somniferum cultivar HN1 chromosome 5, ASM357369v1, whole genome shotgun sequence genomic window:
- the LOC113281702 gene encoding SNF1-related protein kinase catalytic subunit alpha KIN10-like, whose product MDGPGGKGGTADSFLSNYKLGKTLGIGSFGKVKIAEHALTGHKVAIKILNRRKIKNMDMEEKVRREIKILRLFMHPHIIRLYEVIETQTDIYVVMEYVKSGELFDYIVEKGRLQEDEARNFFQQIISGVEYCHRNMVVHRDLKPENLLLDSKGNVKIADFGLSNIMRDGHFLKTSCGSPNYAAPEVISGRLYAGPEVDIWSCGVILYALLCGTLPFDDENIPNLFKKIKGGIYTLPSHLSPGARDLIPRMLVVDPMKRMTILEIRQHAWFQAHLPRYLAVPPPDTMQQAKKIDEDILQEVLKMGFDRNQLVESLRNRVQNEGTVAYYLLLDNRFRTTSGYLGAEFQESMDSGFTRTHAADAASSPIAQRSPGYLEQQGIGLRTQFPVERKWALGLQSRAHPREIMTEVLKALQQLNVGWKKVGHYNMKCRWSPGHHGGMVDNLIHVDHYFGDESAIVESDGISSQNVVKFEVQLYKTRDDKYLLDLQRISGPQFLFLDLCAAFLAQLRVL is encoded by the exons ATGGATGGACCAGGTGGCAAAGGTGGCACAGCGGATTCATTTTTATCGAATTATAAACTTGGAAAGACACTTGGCATTGGTTCCTTTGGGAAGGTGAAAATTGCAGAGCATGCACTAACCGGTCATAAGGTTGCGATCAAAATCCTGAACCGCCGTAAGATAAAGAACATGGATATGGAAGAAAAAG TGAGGAGAGAAATCAAAATCTTGAGATTGTTCATGCACCCACATATTATACGACTTTATGAGGTTATAGAAACACAAACCGATATCTATGTTGTGATGGAGTATGTGAAGTCTGGAGAGCTGTTCGATTATATTGTAGAGAAGGGTAGGTTACAGGAAGATGAAGCTCGCAATTTTTTCCAGCAG ATTATTTCTGGTGTCGAATATTGCCATAGAAACATGGTGGTTCATCGGGATCTTAAGCCTGAAAATTTGCTTTTGGATTCGAAAGGTAACGTCAAGATTGCTGATTTCGGATTGAGCAATATTATGCGGGATGGTCATTTTCTGAAGACAAGTTGTGGAAGCCCAAATTATGCTGCTCCTGAG GTAATTTCTGGAAGACTGTATGCTGGGCCCGAGGTAGACATTTGGAGCTGTGGTGTTATCTTGTATGCGCTTCTTTGTGGTACCCTTCCTTTTGACGATGAAAACATTCCTAACCTATTCAAGAAAATTAAG GGGGGAATCTATACTCTACCGAGCCATTTATCACCTGGAGCAAGGGATTTGATCCCAAGGATGCTTGTCGTTGACCCTATGAAACGGATGACCATTCTGGAGATCCGTCAGCATGCGTGGTTTCAAGCTCATCTTCCACGTTATTTGGCTGTTCCCCCACCTGATACGATGCAGCAGGCCAAAAAG ATTGATGAGGACATACTTCAAGAAGTACTTAAGATGGGATTTGACAGAAATCAATTGGTTGAATCTCTTCGCAACAGAGTACAGAATGAG GGGACTGTTGCGTACTATTTGTTATTGGACAACCGGTTTCGCACTACCAGTGGCTATCTTGGAGCTGAGTTTCAGGAATCTATG GACTCTGGTTTCACACGTACCCATGCAGCTGATGCTGCTAGTTCACCCATTGCACAACGAAGTCCAGGGTATTTGGAGCAGCAAGGAATTGGGTTAAGAACTCAGTTTCCAGTTGAGAGGAAATGGGCACTTGGACTTCAG TCTCGAGCCCATCCTCGTGAAATAATGACAGAAGTTCTCAAAGCTCTACAACAACTCAATGTGGGCTGGAAAAAGGTTGGGCACTATAACATGAAGTGCAGGTGGTCGCCTGGACATCATGGAGGCATGGTAGACAATTTGATTCATGTTGATCATTACTTTGGGGATGAATCTGCCATTGTTGAGAGTGATGGCATCAGCTCACAAAATGTCGTCAAGTTTGAAGTGCag CTTTACAAGACTCGTGATGATAAGTACCTACTCGATCTACAGAGGATCAGTGGGCCGCAGTTTCTATTCCTTGATCTTTGTGCTGCTTTCCTTGCACAGTTGAGAGTCCTTTGA
- the LOC113277460 gene encoding ethylene-responsive transcription factor ERN2-like, which produces MARKRKTIEEPEDIAQEHQCSNDNTKELVKEVAALNGGRRGRKRFVGVRQRPSGRWVAEIKDTIQKIRVWLGTFDTAEEAARAYDEAACLLRGSNTRTNFWPSFNSSSSAPLTPALPSKISNLLLHKLKSSRNNLNSSGSISNHQQQQLPHHQQQQLNETDELAHETQLTEFFDEPASYTTAAPTTTYSDYMNTLSFDELSLNGEYQDPVVGDMGMEYKWGSPSDHLSTDSASNYYLEGEGEKEEKLVGEDQGQMFIDDQFQDDNDVVMDFQFIDAAAAGSSSLPSCYYPFEIAEDITEPIEQENHEDIECDRNQPEMLRAAMKRMKYERISSASLYAFNGIPECLKLRLGSEYDDLEGRAGRFISSNLASGTTCEHNKEEKKIDEEQEVQNAEAVQVENKQEQSPTETLIDVGQSPSSPPLTVSSLSPSSSSSDDGELSLWSSLDDLSPICLVA; this is translated from the coding sequence ATGGCGAGGAAAAGAAAGACAATTGAGGAACCAGAAGATATTGCTCAAGAGCATCAGTGTAGTAATGATAATACTAAGGAGCTAGtaaaagaagtagcagcattaAATGGAGGAAGACGAGGCCGTAAACGATTCGTTGGTGTTCGGCAAAGACCATCAGGACGTTGGGTAGCTGAAATCAAAGATACCATACAAAAGATTAGGGTTTGGTTAGGTACCTTTGATACAGCTGAAGAAGCAGCTAGAGCTTATGATGAAGCTGCATGTTTACTACGTGGTTCCAATACACGAACAAACTTTTGGCCTTcttttaattcttcttcttctgctcctttaACACCAGCTCTTCCTTCAAAGATATCTAACCTTCTTCTTCACAAACTCAAGTCCAGCAGAAACAATCTCAACTCTTCTGGTTCAATCTCTaatcatcagcaacaacaactcccccaccaccaacaacaacaacttaaTGAAACAGATGAACTAGCACATGAAACCCAGCTGACCGAATTCTTCGATGAACCCGCAAGTTATACAACTGCTGCTCCTACTACTACTTACAGTGATTATATGAATACGTTAAGTTTTGATGAGTTAAGTTTAAATGGAGAATACCAAGATCCAGTAGTAGGAGATATGGGTATGGAGTACAAGTGGGGTAGTCCTAGTGATCATCTAAGTACTGATAGTGCTAGTAACTATTACTTGGAAGGAGAAGGAGAGAAGGAAGAAAAACTTGTTGGAGAAGATCAAGGACAGATGTTTATAGACGATCAGTTCCAAGATGATAATGATGTTGTTATGGATTTTCAATTTATAGATGCTGCTGCAGCGGGGTCGTCATCGTTGCCTAGTTGTTACTATCCTTTTGAGATAGCAGAAGATATCACGGAGCCAATCGAACAAGAAAACCATGAGGACATTGAGTGTGATAGAAATCAGCCTGAGATGCTTAGAGCAGCCATGAAAAGAATGAAATATGAAAGGATATCTTCTGCATCGCTTTATGCTTTCAATGGTATACCCGAGTGTTTAAAGTTGAGGCTTGGTTCAGAATATGATGATCTAGAAGGTagagctggaaggtttattagtAGTAACTTAGCAAGTGGTACTACTTGTGAGCATAACAAGGAAGAGAAGAAAATTGATGAAGAACAAGAAGTTCAAAATGCAGAAGCAGTTCAAGTTGAAAATAAGCAGGAGCAAAGCCCTACAGAGACCTTGATAGATGTTGGACAATCACCTTCTTCTCCTCCATTGACTGTGTCCTCGTTGTCACCATCTTCTTCCTCGAGCGATGACGGAGAATTATCGCTTTGGAGCTCTCTTGATGATCTTTCTCCGATATGCCTCGTTGCTTAA
- the LOC113281703 gene encoding CSC1-like protein HYP1 — protein sequence MIVSALLTSVGINIVICALYFTLYSILRKQPSYNHVYIPRLVAEGKAKNSGDFHLDRLLPSTGWVKRAWQLSEDDLLTSTGLDAVVFIRILTFSIKVFTVAAVIGIFILVPINYFGTQISASDFADIPNKSLDLFSIANVNDGSKRLWVHFCVVYFITAFVCYLLFIEYKYISLKRIACFYASKPQPHQFTVLVRGVPVSRLGNFSESIRSFFMEYHPSTYLSHTVVNTPSRIKSLIEVPAAFVSFKTRYGAAVVSDMRQSDNPTEWVTEQAPEPRDVYWPFFSPSFLQRWISKLVVIVLSIVLTVLFLIPVVLVQGLTNLNQLKKLFPFMKGILNITFVNQVITGYLPSLILTLFLKIVPPIMMLLSSMQGFSSYSRIERSACTKVLIFTVWNIFFANVLSGSAIMQFNDLLEPKNIPMKLAVAVPAQASFFIAYVVTNGWTSLSSEIFRVSPLLWTSLKNCVGSHDFDPPSLPFHSEVPRILFFGLLGLTYVFLAPLILPFLLAYFCLGYIVYRNQLLDVFEPRYETGGKLWPTVHNSTIFSLLLLQTIAIGIFGLKKLPVASTLILPLLIITLLFNEYCRKRFLPIFESHSVESVIKKDRENENDPTMPEFLENLPTAYRDPALKPNQEFAGYHSTPLLSSV from the exons ATGATTGTTTCGGCTCTTTTAACTTCTGTGGGAATTAATATTGTCATATGTGCTTTATATTTCACATTGTATTCTATATTAAGGAAGCAACCAAGTTACAATCATGTATATATTCCCCGCTTGGTTGCCGAAGGAAAAGCGAAGAATAGTGGTGATTTCCATTTAGATAGGCTATTGCCTTCCACAGGTTGGGTTAAAAGGGCATGGCAGCTCTCAGAAGACGATCTTCTGACGAGTACAGGTTTGGATGCTGTTGTCTTTATTCGCATTCTCACATTCAG TATAAAAGTCTTTACAGTTGCTGCTGTTATTGGGATCTTTATCCTTGTTCCAATTAACTATTTTGGGACTCAGATAAGCGCCTCGGACTTTGCCGATATTCCAAATAAGTCCTTGGACTTGTTCAGCATTGCAAATGTAAATGATGGCTCAAAAAG GTTATGGGTTCACTTCTGTGTTGTATATTTTATCACAGCATTTGTTTGCTATCTTCTTTTTATA GAATACAAATATATTTCCTTAAAAAGAATTGCTTGTTTTTACGCATCCAAACCTCAGCCACATCAGTTCACCGTTTTAGTTCGTGGCGTCCCTGTATCCCGACTTGGCAATTTCAGCGAAAGTATTAGGAGTTTTTTTATGGAATATCACCCTTCTACCTATTTGTCACATACGGTGGTCAACACACCAAGCAGAATCAAGAGTCTTATC GAAGTACCTGCAGCATTTGTTTCCTTCAAAACCCGCTATGGTGCTGCAGTTGTCTCCGACATGCGTCAGTCAGATAATCCCACTGAGTGGGTCACAGAGCAAGCACCTGAGCCTCGTGATGTTTATTGGCCATTCTTTTCTCCGTCGTTCCTGCAGAGATGGATTTCCAAGCTGGTGGTTATTGTTTTATCAATTGTTCTTACGGTTCTGTTCCTTATCCCCGTTGTATTAGTTCAAGGTCTTACCAATCTGAATCAACTGAAGAAGCTGTTTCCTTTTATGAAAGGCATACTTAACAT AACTTTCGTAAATCAAGTGATTACAGGTTATCTGCCGAGTCTCATACTTACTTTGTTCTTAAAAATTGTGCCTCCCATCATGATGCTCTTGTCGTCCATGCAAGGCTTTAGTTCTTATAGTAGAATAGAGAGAAGTGCTTGCACTAAAGTACTCATCTTTACTGTATGGAACATCTTTTTCGCCAACGTACTCTCCGGATCAGCTATTATGCAATTCAATGATTTGCTTGAACCAAAGAACATTCCCATGAAGCTAGCTGTGGCTGTTCCCGCGCAG GCATCGTTCTTTATTGCTTACGTTGTCACTAATGGATGGACAAGTCTATCGTCAGAAATCTTCAGAGTGTCTCCTCTTCTTTGGACTTCGCTTAAAAATTGTGTAGGAAGTCATGATTTCGACCCTCCATCTCTTCCTTTCCACAGTGAAGTACCAAGAATCCTATTTTTTGGGCTTCTCGGCCTAACATATGTCTTCCTAGCTCCGTTGATTCTGCCTTTTCTCTTGGCTTATTTCTGTCTTGGATACATTGTCTACCGTAACCAG TTACTAGATGTATTTGAACCAAGATATGAAACTGGCGGCAAGTTGTGGCCTACTGTTCATAATTCGACAATATTTTCTCTTCTGTTACTGCAAACAATAGCAATTGGGATATTTGGATTGAAGAAGCTCCCTGTTGCATCAACCTTAATTCTCCCACTCTTGATTATCACTCTTTTATTCAACGAATACTGTCGGAAACGTTTCTTACCAATTTTCGAGTCCCATTCTGTTGAG AGTGTGATCAAGAAAGACAGAGAAAATGAAAACGATCCTAcaatgcctgaatttctggagAACCTTCCCACCGCTTATAGGGATCCAGCTCTGAAGCCAAACCAGGAATTTGCAGGGTACCACAGTACTCCCCTTCTTTCTTCTGTTTAA
- the LOC113281704 gene encoding CSC1-like protein HYP1, with protein sequence MIVSALLTCVGINLVICVLYFTFYSILRKQPSYNHVYIPRLVAEGKTKKSSGDFHLDRLLPSTGWVRRAWQLSEDDLLSTTGLDAVVFMRIFTFSVKVFTVAAVIGIFILLPINYFGTQIHASDFADIPNKSLDLFSIANVNDGSKRLWVHFCVVYFITAFVCYLLFIEYKYISSTRIAYFYASKPQPHQFTVLVRGVPVSRLGKFSESIRSFFMEYHPSTYLSHTVVNTPSRIKSLIEVPAAFVSFKTRYGAAVVSDMRQSDNPTEWVTEQAPEPHDVYWPFFSPSFMQRWISKLVVVVLSIVLTVLFLIPVVFVQGLANLDKLKTLFPFLEGILNITFVSQVITGYLPSLVLTLFLKIVPPIMMLFSSMQGFSSYSRIERSACTKVLIFTVWNIFFANVLSGSAIRQVDTFLEPKNIPIKLAVLVPAQASFFIAYVVTNGWTSLSSEIFRVAPLLCTSVKNCVGSHDDEAPSLPFHSEVPRILFFGLLGLTYVFLAPLILPFLLAYFCLGYIIYRNQLLDVYEPRYESGGKLWPTVHNSTIFSLLLLQTIAIGIFGLKKLPVASTLILPLLIITLLFNEYCRKRFLPIFDSHSAESVIKKDRDNDNDPTMPEFLEKLPTAYRDPALKPNQESAGNQDHSTPLLSSV encoded by the exons ATGATTGTTTCGGCTCTTTTAACTTGTGTCGGGATTAATCTTGTCATATGTGTTTTGTATTTCACATTCTATTCTATACTAAGGAAGCAACCAAGTTACAATCATGTATATATTCCACGGTTGGTTGCCGAAGGAAAAACAAAGAAGAGTAGTGGTGATTTCCATTTGGATAGGCTATTGCCTTCTACAGGCTGGGTTAGAAGGGCATGGCAGCTCTCAGAAGACGATCTTTTGTCGACTACAGGTTTGGATGCTGTTGTCTTTATGCGTATTTTCACATTCAG TGTAAAAGTATTTACAGTTGCTGCTGTTATTGGGATCTTTATCCTTCTTCCAATTAACTATTTTGGGACTCAGATACATGCCTCGGACTTTGCCGATATTCCAAATAAGTCTTTGGACTTGTTCAGCATTGCAAATGTAAATGATGGCTCAAAAAG GTTATGGGTTCACTTCTGTGTTGTATATTTTATCACGGCATTTGTTTGCTATCTTCTTTTTATA GAATACAAATATATTTCATCAACAAGAATTGCTTATTTTTATGCGTCCAAACCTCAGCCACATCAGTTCACCGTTTTAGTTCGTGGTGTCCCTGTATCCCGACTTGGCAAGTTCAGCGAAAGTATTAGGAGTTTTTTTATGGAATATCACCCTTCTACCTATTTGTCACATACGGTGGTCAACACACCAAGCAGAATCAAGAGTCTTATC GAAGTACCTGCAGCATTTGTTTCCTTCAAAACCCGCTATGGTGCTGCAGTTGTCTCCGACATGCGTCAGTCAGATAATCCCACTGAGTGGGTCACAGAGCAGGCACCTGAGCCTCATGATGTTTATTGGCCATTCTTCTCTCCGTCGTTCATGCAGAGATGGATTTCCAAGCTGGTGGTTGTTGTTTTATCAATTGTTCTTACGGTTCTGTTCCTTATTCCCGTTGTATTTGTTCAAGGTCTTGCCAATCTGGATAAACTGAAGACGCTGTTTCCTTTTCTGGAAGGCATACTTAACAT AACTTTCGTAAGTCAAGTGATCACAGGTTATCTGCCGAGTCTCGTACTTACTTTGTTCTTAAAAATTGTGCCTCCCATCATGATGCTCTTTTCGTCCATGCAAGGCTTTAGTTCCTATAGTAGGATAGAGAGAAGTGCTTGCACTAAAGTACTCATCTTTACTGTATGGAACATCTTTTTTGCCAACGTACTCTCTGGATCAGCTATTAGGCAAGTGGATACTTTCCTTGAACCAAAGAACATTCCCATAAAGCTTGCTGTGCTTGTTCCAGCACAG GCATCGTTCTTTATTGCTTATGTTGTCACTAATGGATGGACGAGTCTATCATCGGAAATCTTCAGAGTGGCTCCTCTTCTTTGTACTTCGGTTAAAAACTGTGTAGGAAGTCATGATGACGAAGCTCCATCTCTTCCTTTCCACAGTGAAGTCCCGAGAATTCTTTTTTTTGGACTTCTCGGCCTTACGTATGTCTTCCTAGCTCCATTGATTCTGCCTTTTCTCTTGGCTTATTTCTGTCTTGGATACATTATCTATCGTAACCAG TTACTAGATGTATATGAACCAAGATATGAAAGTGGCGGCAAGTTGTGGCCTACTGTTCATAATTCGACAATATTTTCTCTTCTGTTACTGCAAACTATTGCAATTGGGATATTTGGATTGAAGAAGCTTCCCGTTGCATCAACCttaattctcccacttttgatTATCACTCTTTTATTCAACGAATACTGTCGGAAACGTTTCTTACCAATTTTCGATTCCCATTCTGCTGAG AGTGTGATAAAGAAAGACAGAGACAATGACAACGATCCTAcaatgcctgaatttctggagAAACTTCCGACTGCTTATAGGGATCCAGCTCTGAAGCCAAATCAGGAGTCTGCAGGGAATCAAGACCACAGTACTCCCCTTCTTTCTTCTGTTTAA